The proteins below are encoded in one region of Pseudomonas ekonensis:
- a CDS encoding aldehyde dehydrogenase family protein, whose product MSLALERLVAGTPIPFAGNRVTVVSPELAERFRPGDHLLVEQVSGELLLIPVADQQAAAVAIERAAAAFGALSAVPDEAISRFFDRFAQRLESAECWALIEAANLADIERAKARGRSTTRLLADERMRRDMIAGLRAWRDAPATRGQVISSVEHDGWKVEQVVSPLGIVAFVFEGRPNVFADAAGVLRTGNTAVLRIGSDALGTAQAIVAHALNPALADAGLPAGAVSLVESVNHAAGWAMFADRRLSLAVARGSGRAVSQLGSIARQAGTAVSLHGTGGAWLIADREADAERFAAVVRNSLDRKVCNTLNVCLIHRERAAELVPLFLDALRQAGAARGQGCKLHIVEGSESGLPDEWRNATVEVCRAEGYRTEAQAEPLPEAQLGREWEWEETPETSLMIVDGLDRAIALFNRYSPQFTVSLISENAAEQQRFYNAVNAPFVGNGITRWVDGQYALNKPELGLSNWESGRLFARSAILSGDGVFTVRSRMTQVDLGVKR is encoded by the coding sequence ATGTCTCTCGCGCTCGAACGTCTCGTCGCCGGCACGCCCATCCCTTTCGCCGGCAACCGCGTCACTGTGGTCAGCCCCGAATTGGCCGAGCGCTTCCGACCCGGTGACCACCTGCTCGTGGAGCAGGTCAGCGGTGAGCTGCTGCTGATTCCCGTGGCCGACCAGCAAGCGGCGGCGGTGGCGATCGAGCGTGCGGCAGCGGCTTTCGGCGCCTTGTCTGCGGTGCCGGACGAGGCCATCAGCCGCTTCTTCGACCGGTTCGCCCAACGCCTGGAGTCCGCCGAGTGCTGGGCCCTGATCGAAGCGGCCAACCTGGCCGACATCGAAAGGGCCAAGGCCCGCGGCCGTTCCACCACACGGTTGCTGGCCGACGAGCGCATGCGCCGCGACATGATCGCCGGCCTGCGGGCCTGGCGCGATGCGCCGGCCACCCGTGGCCAGGTCATCAGCAGCGTCGAGCACGACGGCTGGAAAGTGGAGCAAGTGGTGTCGCCGCTGGGCATCGTCGCCTTCGTGTTCGAAGGCCGCCCGAACGTGTTCGCCGACGCGGCCGGCGTGCTGCGCACCGGCAACACCGCCGTGCTGCGGATCGGCAGCGATGCGCTGGGCACCGCGCAAGCCATCGTCGCCCATGCGCTGAACCCGGCGCTGGCCGATGCCGGCCTGCCGGCGGGGGCGGTGTCGCTGGTGGAGAGCGTCAACCACGCCGCCGGCTGGGCGATGTTCGCCGACCGGCGCCTGTCGTTGGCGGTGGCCCGGGGTTCGGGCCGGGCGGTCAGCCAGTTGGGCAGCATCGCCCGGCAGGCCGGCACCGCCGTCAGCCTGCACGGCACCGGCGGCGCGTGGCTGATCGCCGACCGCGAGGCCGACGCCGAACGCTTCGCGGCGGTGGTGCGCAATTCCCTGGACCGCAAGGTCTGCAACACCCTCAACGTCTGCCTGATCCACCGCGAGCGTGCCGCCGAACTGGTGCCGCTGTTTCTTGATGCGCTGCGCCAGGCCGGCGCCGCGCGCGGCCAGGGCTGCAAACTGCACATCGTCGAGGGCAGTGAAAGTGGCCTGCCGGATGAGTGGCGCAACGCGACGGTCGAGGTCTGCCGCGCCGAAGGCTACAGGACCGAGGCCCAGGCCGAACCGCTGCCCGAGGCGCAACTGGGCCGCGAGTGGGAGTGGGAAGAGACCCCGGAAACCAGCCTGATGATCGTCGATGGCCTGGACCGGGCGATTGCCTTGTTCAACCGCTACAGCCCGCAGTTCACCGTGTCGCTGATCAGCGAGAACGCCGCCGAGCAGCAGCGCTTCTACAACGCGGTCAACGCGCCGTTCGTGGGCAACGGCATCACCCGCTGGGTCGACGGCCAATACGCGCTGAACAAACCGGAACTGGGACTTTCGAACTGGGAGAGCGGACGCCTGTTCGCCCGCAGCGCGATCCTGTCCGGCGACGGCGTGTTCACCGTGCGCAGCCGCATGACCCAGGTCGACCTGGGCGTCAAACGCTGA
- a CDS encoding heavy metal response regulator transcription factor gives MNILVVEDEPKAGNYLLNGLQELGYSVSLARNGADGLHLALEHGFDVIVLDVMMPQMDGWEVLRRLRKEADTPVLFLTARDDIADRVKGLELGADDYLIKPFSFAELVARLRTLTRRGPIHEEEQLQVADLQIDVLKRRVTRAGTRIVLTNKEFALLQLFATHAGQVLSRSLIASRVWDMNFDSDTNVVDVAVRRLRAKLDDPFALKLIHSVRGIGYRFDIQP, from the coding sequence ATGAACATCCTCGTCGTCGAAGACGAACCCAAAGCCGGCAATTACCTGCTCAACGGTTTGCAGGAACTGGGCTACAGCGTGAGCCTGGCGCGCAACGGCGCCGACGGCCTGCACCTGGCGCTGGAGCACGGCTTCGACGTGATCGTGCTGGATGTGATGATGCCGCAGATGGACGGCTGGGAAGTGCTGCGCCGGCTGCGCAAGGAGGCCGACACGCCGGTGCTGTTCCTGACCGCCCGCGACGACATCGCCGACCGGGTCAAGGGCCTGGAGCTGGGCGCCGACGATTACCTGATCAAGCCGTTCTCCTTCGCAGAACTGGTGGCGCGCCTGCGCACCCTGACCCGGCGCGGGCCGATCCATGAAGAGGAACAGCTGCAGGTCGCCGACCTGCAGATCGACGTGCTCAAGCGCCGGGTCACCCGCGCCGGCACGCGGATCGTCCTGACCAACAAGGAGTTCGCCTTGCTGCAGCTGTTCGCGACCCACGCCGGCCAGGTGCTCTCCCGTTCGCTGATCGCCTCGCGGGTGTGGGACATGAACTTCGACAGCGACACCAATGTGGTCGATGTCGCGGTGCGCCGCCTGCGGGCCAAGCTCGACGATCCGTTCGCGCTCAAGCTGATCCACAGCGTGCGCGGCATCGGCTACCGCTTCGACATTCAGCCATGA
- the glsB gene encoding glutaminase B, which translates to MQALLNEILDAVRPLIGQGKVADYIPALGTVPANQLGIAVYGNDGEMYCAGDADTPFSVQSISKVFSLVQAIEHSGEAIWERLGHEPSGQPFNSLVQLEFERGRPRNPFINAGALVICDINQSRFAAPALSMRDFVRRLSGNPQVMVDGKVAESEYQHRARNAAMAYLMQSFGNFHNDVEAVLRSYFSHCALRMSCIDLARAFCFLANDGFCKHSGEQILTRRQTQQVNSIMATSGLYDEAGNFAYRVGLPGKSGVGGGIVAVVPGQFTVCVWSPELNTAGNSLAGMAALEMLSARIGWSVF; encoded by the coding sequence ATGCAAGCGCTGTTGAACGAGATCCTTGACGCTGTCCGGCCCCTGATCGGGCAAGGCAAGGTGGCTGACTACATTCCCGCCCTCGGCACCGTGCCGGCCAATCAATTGGGCATCGCCGTGTACGGCAACGACGGCGAAATGTACTGCGCCGGCGACGCCGACACGCCGTTCTCGGTGCAGAGCATCTCCAAGGTGTTCAGCCTGGTGCAGGCCATCGAGCATTCCGGCGAGGCGATCTGGGAACGCCTGGGCCACGAGCCCTCCGGCCAGCCGTTCAACTCGCTGGTGCAACTGGAGTTCGAGCGCGGCCGGCCGCGCAACCCCTTCATCAACGCCGGGGCGCTGGTGATCTGCGACATCAACCAGTCGCGCTTCGCCGCGCCGGCGCTGTCGATGCGCGATTTCGTCCGGCGGCTGTCGGGCAACCCGCAGGTGATGGTGGACGGCAAGGTCGCCGAATCCGAATACCAGCACCGGGCCCGCAACGCGGCGATGGCGTACCTGATGCAGTCGTTCGGCAACTTCCACAACGACGTCGAGGCGGTGCTGCGCAGCTACTTCAGCCACTGCGCGCTGCGCATGAGCTGCATCGACCTGGCCCGTGCGTTCTGCTTCCTGGCCAACGACGGCTTCTGCAAGCACAGCGGCGAACAGATCCTGACCCGCCGCCAGACCCAGCAAGTCAACTCGATCATGGCCACCAGCGGCCTGTACGACGAGGCCGGCAACTTCGCTTACCGCGTCGGCCTGCCGGGCAAGAGCGGCGTGGGCGGCGGCATCGTCGCGGTGGTGCCGGGACAGTTCACCGTGTGCGTGTGGTCGCCCGAGCTCAACACGGCGGGCAACTCGCTGGCGGGCATGGCGGCGCTGGAGATGCTCAGCGCGCGGATCGGCTGGTCGGTGTTCTGA
- a CDS encoding alpha/beta fold hydrolase, giving the protein MNKWFAGLALTAAMAGAASAMAADAKPTVVLVHGAFADSSSWNGVVKILEKDGYPVVAAANPLRSVKGDAQSVADVLAGIKSPVVLVGHSYGGPVISAAAYGSANVKALVYVAAFAPEAGETVAGLAGRFPGSTLGPTLAPPVALKDGGKDLYIQQARFHDQFAADVPNADAKLMAATQRPITEAALNEASGEPAWKSIPSWFVYGDQDKNIPPQALAFMAERAHARQTVVVKGASHVVMVSNPKTVASLIEAAATAK; this is encoded by the coding sequence ATGAACAAGTGGTTTGCAGGACTTGCCCTCACCGCCGCCATGGCCGGCGCCGCCTCGGCCATGGCGGCCGACGCCAAGCCCACCGTCGTGCTGGTGCACGGCGCCTTCGCCGACTCCAGCAGCTGGAACGGCGTGGTGAAGATTCTGGAAAAGGACGGATACCCGGTGGTGGCCGCCGCCAACCCGCTGCGCTCCGTCAAGGGCGACGCGCAATCGGTGGCCGACGTGCTGGCCGGGATCAAGTCGCCGGTGGTGCTGGTCGGCCACTCCTACGGAGGACCTGTGATCAGCGCGGCGGCCTACGGCAGCGCCAACGTCAAGGCACTGGTCTACGTCGCCGCGTTTGCCCCTGAGGCGGGCGAGACCGTGGCCGGGCTGGCCGGTCGTTTCCCCGGCAGCACCCTCGGCCCGACCCTCGCCCCGCCCGTGGCCTTGAAGGACGGCGGCAAGGACCTGTACATCCAGCAGGCCAGGTTCCACGACCAGTTCGCCGCCGACGTGCCGAACGCCGACGCGAAACTGATGGCCGCGACCCAGCGCCCGATCACCGAAGCGGCGCTGAACGAGGCGTCGGGCGAGCCGGCGTGGAAGTCGATCCCGTCGTGGTTCGTGTACGGCGACCAGGACAAGAACATCCCGCCCCAGGCGCTGGCGTTCATGGCCGAACGGGCCCACGCCCGGCAAACCGTGGTGGTCAAGGGCGCGTCCCATGTGGTGATGGTGTCGAACCCGAAAACCGTGGCCAGCCTGATCGAAGCGGCCGCCACCGCGAAGTGA
- a CDS encoding DUF2790 domain-containing protein encodes MKTFALAFAALLATGSAFAAPAPDSTVIHDENGYFVHLDIDKVLSSTDISQACGVIPARLHYLDHQGREHVLDYQVHGSGCTNDN; translated from the coding sequence ATGAAAACCTTTGCCCTTGCCTTCGCCGCCCTCCTCGCCACCGGTTCCGCGTTCGCCGCGCCCGCCCCCGACTCGACCGTGATCCACGATGAAAACGGCTACTTCGTTCATCTGGACATCGACAAAGTCTTGTCCAGCACCGATATTTCCCAGGCCTGCGGCGTGATCCCGGCCCGGCTCCACTACCTCGACCACCAGGGCCGCGAACATGTGCTGGACTATCAGGTGCATGGCAGCGGCTGCACCAACGACAATTGA
- a CDS encoding DUF2790 domain-containing protein — protein MQKIPLLLALLAGLAAQAQAQAQADEEAVAYRYGMTLDIAQVVSVTPVADICGVVPVEMTYLDSHGERHILQYSEFGTGCSN, from the coding sequence ATGCAAAAGATTCCGCTGCTCCTCGCCCTGCTCGCCGGCCTTGCCGCCCAGGCCCAGGCCCAGGCCCAGGCCGATGAAGAAGCCGTCGCCTACCGCTACGGCATGACGCTGGACATCGCCCAGGTCGTGAGCGTCACCCCGGTCGCGGACATCTGCGGCGTGGTGCCCGTCGAGATGACCTATCTCGATTCCCACGGCGAAAGACACATCCTTCAATACAGCGAATTCGGCACCGGCTGCTCGAACTGA
- a CDS encoding HvfA family oxazolone/thioamide-modified RiPP metallophore: protein MTPLSKKSLALGLLIASGLALSSAASASEAFSVKQLDHGYSQAKADATEKTSEGKCGEGKCGAGE from the coding sequence ATGACCCCGCTTTCGAAAAAATCCCTCGCCCTCGGCCTGCTGATCGCCTCGGGCCTGGCCCTGTCCAGCGCCGCTTCGGCCTCCGAGGCCTTCAGCGTCAAGCAACTGGACCACGGCTACAGCCAGGCCAAGGCCGACGCCACGGAAAAAACGTCGGAAGGCAAATGCGGCGAAGGCAAGTGCGGCGCCGGCGAATGA
- a CDS encoding murein L,D-transpeptidase catalytic domain family protein, with protein MLTSFRRLLLTAIVPALIAASMTSPAIAAGTVRPSLYNSLAHAAPELNPQALKGALNAMQCAVNSGARQSRHLAIIDYSQPSTARRLWIFDLARKKLVLRDLVAHGSNSGENYATQFSNREGSYQSSLGLFRTQESYEGTHGYSLRMDGLEPGFNDMARDRDIVIHAADYVNPLWSKRQGRIGRSQGCPAVRPQVAKRVIDSLKDGQFMFSWYPDQHWLKSSPYLNCQPQQVAGIISSAGN; from the coding sequence ATGTTGACGTCTTTTCGCCGACTTCTGCTGACTGCCATCGTCCCGGCCTTGATCGCCGCCTCGATGACCAGCCCAGCCATTGCCGCCGGCACCGTCCGGCCATCCCTCTACAACAGCCTCGCGCACGCCGCACCGGAACTCAATCCCCAAGCGCTGAAAGGTGCCTTGAACGCCATGCAGTGCGCGGTCAACAGCGGCGCCCGGCAGTCGCGCCACCTGGCGATCATCGACTACTCGCAGCCGTCCACCGCCCGCCGCCTGTGGATCTTCGACCTGGCCCGCAAGAAACTGGTGCTGCGCGACCTGGTCGCCCACGGCTCCAATTCCGGGGAAAACTACGCCACCCAGTTCTCCAACCGCGAGGGCAGCTACCAGTCCAGCCTGGGGCTGTTCCGCACCCAAGAAAGCTACGAAGGCACCCACGGCTACTCGCTGCGCATGGACGGCCTGGAGCCGGGCTTCAACGACATGGCCCGCGACCGCGACATCGTGATCCACGCCGCCGACTACGTGAACCCGCTGTGGAGCAAGCGCCAGGGCCGCATCGGCCGCAGCCAGGGCTGCCCGGCGGTGCGCCCGCAGGTGGCCAAGCGGGTGATCGACAGCCTCAAGGACGGCCAGTTCATGTTCTCCTGGTACCCCGACCAGCACTGGCTCAAGTCCTCGCCGTACCTCAACTGCCAGCCGCAGCAGGTGGCCGGGATCATCAGCTCCGCCGGCAACTGA
- the cynS gene encoding cyanase: MQQSHAYNDTRLALTTRVLDAKARKDLSWQDLADDTGLSLAYVTAALLGQHPLPAAAAQTVGDKLELDAADVAALQIIPLRGSLSGVPTDPTIYRFYEMIQIYGTTLKALVHEQFGDGIISAINFKLDIKKVEDPEGGSRAVVTLDGKFLPLRPF; this comes from the coding sequence ATGCAACAGTCCCACGCCTACAACGACACCCGCCTGGCCCTGACCACCCGCGTCCTGGACGCCAAGGCCCGCAAAGACCTGTCGTGGCAGGACCTGGCCGACGACACCGGCCTGAGCCTGGCCTACGTCACCGCCGCCCTGCTCGGCCAGCACCCGCTGCCGGCAGCCGCCGCACAGACCGTCGGCGACAAGCTGGAGCTGGACGCCGCCGACGTCGCCGCCCTGCAGATCATCCCGCTGCGCGGCAGCCTGAGCGGCGTGCCGACCGACCCGACCATCTACCGCTTCTACGAGATGATCCAGATCTACGGCACCACCCTCAAAGCCCTGGTCCACGAGCAGTTCGGCGACGGCATCATCAGCGCGATCAACTTCAAGCTCGACATCAAGAAAGTCGAAGACCCTGAAGGCGGCTCCCGCGCCGTGGTCACCCTCGACGGCAAGTTCCTGCCGCTGCGTCCGTTCTGA
- a CDS encoding HvfX family Cu-binding RiPP maturation protein yields the protein MTPSLSTAVKGVHLNLDRAGQWLAPLTLRLFIAWEFFESGLEKFNGQNWFEDIQDRFPFPFDHLPATLNWELSMWAELIGALAILIGLGTRFSAVSLIVVTVVATAAVHWPADWSSLSELAQGYAITNKGFGNFKLPAIYLAALLPLVFAGAGKLSVDAWLARVFWQRHAR from the coding sequence ATGACCCCCTCTCTTTCGACCGCCGTCAAAGGCGTGCACCTGAACCTCGACCGCGCTGGCCAATGGCTCGCGCCGCTGACGCTGCGGCTGTTCATCGCCTGGGAATTCTTCGAATCGGGCCTGGAGAAGTTCAACGGCCAGAACTGGTTCGAAGACATCCAGGACAGGTTCCCCTTCCCCTTCGACCATCTGCCGGCGACCCTGAACTGGGAGCTGTCGATGTGGGCCGAGCTGATCGGCGCGCTGGCGATCCTGATCGGCCTCGGCACGCGTTTCTCGGCGGTCTCGCTGATCGTGGTCACCGTGGTCGCCACCGCCGCCGTGCACTGGCCGGCGGACTGGTCGTCGCTGAGCGAACTGGCCCAGGGCTACGCGATCACCAACAAAGGCTTCGGCAACTTCAAGCTGCCGGCCATTTACCTGGCGGCGCTGCTGCCGCTGGTGTTCGCCGGGGCCGGAAAGCTCAGCGTGGATGCGTGGCTGGCCAGGGTGTTCTGGCAACGCCACGCCCGCTGA
- a CDS encoding carbonic anhydrase produces MKNLIEGFLKFQSEAFPQRTELFKHLATTQQPGTLFITCSDSRVVPELLTQQEPGELFVIRNAGNIVPSYSPHPGGVSATVEYAVAVLGVTDIVICGHSDCGAMTAIARCKCMDHLPAVSGWLQHAESAKVVNESRPHADDAAKLSSMVRENVIAQLANIQTHPSVRLAQEKGLLNLHGWVYDIETGSVDALGSDRRTFVSLAGHPATCAIPATSAEAA; encoded by the coding sequence ATGAAAAACCTGATCGAAGGCTTCCTGAAATTCCAGAGCGAAGCGTTTCCGCAGCGCACCGAACTGTTCAAGCACCTGGCCACCACCCAACAGCCCGGCACGCTGTTCATCACCTGCTCCGACAGCCGCGTGGTGCCGGAACTGCTGACCCAGCAAGAGCCCGGCGAGCTGTTCGTGATCCGCAACGCCGGCAACATCGTGCCCTCCTACAGCCCCCATCCGGGCGGGGTATCGGCGACGGTGGAGTATGCGGTGGCCGTGCTCGGCGTCACCGACATCGTCATCTGCGGCCACTCCGACTGCGGCGCGATGACCGCCATCGCCCGATGCAAATGCATGGATCACCTGCCCGCCGTCAGCGGCTGGCTGCAGCACGCCGAGTCGGCGAAGGTGGTCAACGAGTCCCGGCCCCATGCCGATGACGCGGCGAAACTGAGTTCGATGGTGCGGGAAAACGTGATCGCGCAACTGGCGAACATCCAGACCCACCCCAGCGTGCGCCTGGCCCAGGAGAAAGGCCTGCTCAACCTGCACGGCTGGGTGTACGACATCGAGACCGGCTCCGTCGACGCCCTCGGCAGCGACCGCCGCACGTTCGTCTCGCTGGCCGGGCACCCGGCCACCTGCGCGATACCGGCCACGTCCGCCGAAGCCGCCTGA
- a CDS encoding L,D-transpeptidase family protein, which translates to MFKKHACYLSVCLLAAPFVACAGEPLPGLPTLPADVTVDAPVAAPAPVQSPLQASLVSLPQACPAVAARLDAPALQQLQAFYQQQDWLPVWADGGRLATLHAQLQLLADDGLNPQRYPVAGSVPQDGDLCADIDISRHYLQALQDLHYGRLLQSHFEPLWHADETPRDRQAELLDIAVPGMHDIAAAFDRARPRLAQYQNLRHLYAAQRQQALPHWGAVGNGPLLRPDMADKRVPELAQRLYSEGYLHSAAGTPGNAYDGVLVEAVKSFQANHSLQADGVVGPGTIAELNISPLTRREQLRVNLERFRWLAQDMEPDGLLVNVAAAELTLYQGGLPVWQTRTQVGRAERQTPLLKSRVTRLTLNPTWTVPPTIWKEDKLPEIRKDQTFLSRQNLQVLDANGQPLAAADIDWDNPGNILLRQDAGPRNPLGQMVIRFPNPFSVYLHDTPSKALFDKGPRAFSSGCVRVEHPMKLRDLLLSPAEKARTDTLLATGTTHEFRLANPVPILMTYWTAQVDSHGRVLYAPDIYSRDSALLAGLDRAH; encoded by the coding sequence TTGTTCAAAAAACATGCATGCTACTTGAGCGTTTGTTTGCTCGCAGCGCCGTTTGTCGCATGCGCCGGGGAGCCGCTGCCGGGGCTGCCGACGCTGCCCGCCGACGTGACGGTCGATGCGCCGGTGGCCGCGCCGGCACCGGTGCAGAGTCCGTTGCAGGCGTCGCTGGTCAGCCTGCCCCAGGCCTGTCCGGCCGTGGCGGCCCGGCTCGACGCCCCCGCGCTCCAGCAGTTGCAGGCGTTCTATCAGCAGCAGGACTGGCTGCCCGTGTGGGCAGACGGCGGGCGCCTCGCGACATTGCATGCGCAGTTGCAACTGTTGGCCGATGACGGCCTCAACCCCCAACGCTATCCGGTGGCGGGGAGCGTACCCCAGGACGGCGACCTGTGCGCCGACATCGACATCAGCCGCCACTACCTGCAAGCCCTGCAGGACCTGCATTACGGCCGCCTGCTGCAATCGCACTTCGAGCCCCTGTGGCACGCCGACGAAACGCCCCGCGACCGGCAGGCCGAATTGCTGGACATCGCCGTGCCGGGCATGCACGACATCGCGGCGGCGTTCGACCGGGCCCGTCCGCGCCTGGCGCAGTACCAAAACCTGCGTCACCTCTACGCCGCCCAGCGCCAGCAAGCCCTGCCGCACTGGGGCGCGGTGGGCAACGGGCCGCTGCTGCGCCCGGACATGGCGGACAAGCGCGTGCCGGAACTCGCCCAGCGCCTGTACAGCGAAGGCTACCTGCACAGCGCGGCCGGCACGCCGGGCAACGCCTACGACGGCGTGCTGGTGGAGGCGGTGAAGAGCTTCCAGGCCAACCATTCGCTGCAGGCCGACGGCGTGGTCGGCCCCGGGACCATCGCCGAGCTCAACATCAGCCCGCTGACCCGCCGCGAACAGTTGCGGGTCAACCTCGAGCGTTTCCGCTGGCTGGCCCAGGACATGGAACCGGACGGCCTGTTGGTCAACGTCGCCGCCGCCGAACTGACCCTCTATCAGGGCGGCCTGCCGGTGTGGCAGACCCGCACCCAGGTCGGCCGCGCCGAACGCCAGACCCCGCTGCTCAAGTCCCGGGTCACCCGGCTGACCCTGAACCCGACCTGGACCGTGCCGCCGACCATCTGGAAGGAAGACAAGCTGCCGGAGATCCGCAAGGACCAGACCTTCCTCAGCCGCCAGAACCTGCAAGTGCTCGACGCCAACGGCCAGCCGCTGGCCGCCGCCGACATCGACTGGGACAACCCCGGCAACATCCTCCTGCGCCAGGACGCCGGGCCGCGCAACCCGCTGGGGCAGATGGTCATCCGCTTCCCCAACCCGTTCTCGGTGTACCTGCACGACACGCCGAGCAAGGCGCTGTTCGACAAGGGGCCGCGGGCGTTCAGCTCCGGCTGCGTGCGGGTCGAGCATCCGATGAAGCTGCGCGACCTGCTGCTCAGCCCGGCGGAAAAGGCGCGCACCGACACCTTGCTGGCCACCGGCACCACCCACGAATTCCGCCTGGCCAACCCGGTGCCGATCCTGATGACCTACTGGACCGCCCAGGTCGACAGCCACGGCCGCGTGCTCTACGCGCCGGACATCTACAGCCGCGACAGCGCGCTGCTGGCGGGGCTGGACCGGGCGCACTGA